A region of Deinococcus seoulensis DNA encodes the following proteins:
- a CDS encoding lycopene cyclase family protein, producing the protein MTADAPLLSGPPTDALIVGAGPAGLALAAELTARGLSVRVTDPHPHAPFPATYGAWHGDLPGWAQACAAHTWADVRVHTGPQPTPLLRPYTLLDNTALRAALLGRAGPGLTLTAARVDGAERVNGAARTDGGWTVQGTRDGQPARWEARVVIDASGHRPALLRQPDRHPDGAALQTAFGIVATFDRPPSAPGAAVWMDYRAPHGPGDTPTFLYAMHLGGDRYFVEETSLIARPAPTRQTLEARLHARLHAQGTPAREVLSEEWVSFPMNTAPPAPDGVLAFGAAAGMVHPISGFQVAGALRDAPTLADAIAGALRDGRDPTRAGWDALWPPERRAARAVHLLGVQALLNLPPRALPAFFAAFFALPPARWHAFLDPRTPPGPLARTMLRLFAHAPVHVRLPLARAALRHAGTSLHALNAAARTLTA; encoded by the coding sequence ATGACCGCCGACGCCCCCCTCCTGTCCGGGCCGCCCACGGACGCCCTGATCGTCGGCGCTGGCCCCGCCGGACTGGCCCTGGCCGCCGAACTGACCGCGCGCGGCCTGAGCGTCCGCGTGACCGACCCCCACCCGCACGCCCCGTTCCCCGCCACGTACGGCGCGTGGCATGGCGACCTGCCCGGCTGGGCGCAGGCCTGCGCGGCGCACACCTGGGCGGACGTGCGCGTGCACACCGGGCCGCAGCCCACGCCGCTGCTGCGCCCGTACACCCTGCTGGACAACACGGCCCTGCGCGCCGCGCTGCTGGGCCGGGCCGGGCCGGGGCTGACCCTCACGGCCGCGCGGGTGGACGGCGCTGAGAGGGTGAATGGGGCCGCCCGCACGGACGGCGGCTGGACCGTGCAGGGCACCCGGGACGGCCAGCCCGCCCGCTGGGAGGCCCGCGTGGTCATCGACGCCAGCGGGCACCGGCCCGCGCTGCTGCGGCAACCGGACCGCCACCCGGACGGCGCGGCCCTCCAGACCGCGTTCGGGATCGTGGCGACCTTCGACCGGCCGCCCAGCGCGCCCGGCGCGGCCGTCTGGATGGACTACCGCGCCCCGCACGGACCGGGGGATACCCCCACCTTCCTGTACGCCATGCACCTGGGCGGCGACCGTTACTTCGTGGAGGAAACCAGCCTGATCGCCCGGCCCGCCCCCACCCGCCAGACCCTGGAGGCCCGTCTGCACGCCCGCCTGCACGCCCAGGGCACCCCTGCGCGCGAGGTCCTCAGCGAGGAGTGGGTGTCGTTCCCGATGAACACCGCGCCCCCCGCCCCGGACGGCGTGCTGGCCTTCGGGGCGGCAGCCGGGATGGTTCACCCGATCAGCGGCTTTCAGGTGGCGGGCGCGCTGCGGGACGCCCCCACCCTCGCCGACGCCATTGCCGGGGCGCTGCGGGACGGGCGTGACCCCACGCGGGCCGGCTGGGACGCCCTGTGGCCCCCGGAGCGCCGCGCCGCCCGCGCCGTGCATCTGCTGGGCGTGCAGGCCCTGCTGAACCTGCCGCCGCGCGCGCTGCCCGCGTTCTTCGCGGCGTTCTTCGCGCTGCCGCCCGCGCGCTGGCACGCCTTCCTGGACCCGCGCACGCCGCCCGGCCCGCTGGCGCGCACCATGCTGCGGCTGTTCGCGCACGCGCCCGTCCACGTGCGCCTTCCGCTGGCCCGCGCCGCCCTGCGGCACGCCGGGACCAGCCTGCACGCCCTGAACGCCGCCGCGCGTACACTGACCGCATGA
- a CDS encoding alpha/beta hydrolase: protein MNASPHPPRASRRPAVRRLILGAGALALGLSLAACSRDGAQGFLNNVISTGGLSVKRDVSYGPDARNVMDIYAPQNAAGAPVVLFIHGGSWQGGDKDGHKFVGESLARAGYVTGVMSYRLAPQNVYPSYVQDAAQALKVLRADARTFGGNPDNLFVMGHSAGGFNAVEMVDNARWLTEVNVPVGSIRGVIGVAGPYSFDFRSFQSAVAFPKDATPAEVMPDRHVRADAPPHLLLVAQNDDTVEAYNGVNMERALRAAGVPVELKVLPRVGHITIIAAMARPLTFLGDTRAQVIRFIEDHRLK, encoded by the coding sequence ATGAACGCTTCCCCCCACCCTCCCCGCGCCTCCCGCCGCCCCGCTGTCCGCCGCCTGATCCTCGGGGCGGGCGCGCTGGCCCTGGGCCTGTCCCTGGCCGCCTGCTCACGTGACGGCGCGCAGGGCTTCCTGAACAACGTGATCAGCACGGGTGGCCTGAGCGTTAAACGCGACGTGTCGTACGGCCCGGACGCCCGCAACGTCATGGACATCTACGCGCCGCAGAACGCGGCAGGCGCGCCGGTCGTGCTGTTCATCCACGGCGGCTCCTGGCAGGGCGGCGACAAGGACGGCCACAAGTTCGTCGGGGAATCCCTGGCGCGCGCCGGGTACGTGACGGGCGTCATGAGTTACCGCCTCGCGCCGCAGAACGTGTACCCGTCGTACGTGCAGGACGCCGCGCAGGCCCTGAAAGTGCTGCGCGCCGACGCCAGGACCTTCGGCGGCAACCCCGACAACCTGTTCGTGATGGGCCACTCGGCCGGGGGATTCAACGCCGTCGAGATGGTCGACAACGCCCGCTGGCTGACCGAGGTGAACGTGCCGGTCGGCAGCATCCGGGGCGTGATCGGCGTGGCCGGGCCGTACTCCTTCGACTTCCGGTCGTTCCAGTCGGCGGTCGCGTTCCCGAAGGATGCCACGCCCGCCGAGGTCATGCCGGACCGCCACGTGCGCGCCGACGCGCCCCCGCACCTGCTGCTGGTCGCGCAGAACGACGACACGGTCGAGGCGTACAACGGCGTGAACATGGAACGCGCCCTGCGCGCGGCGGGCGTGCCGGTGGAACTGAAGGTGCTGCCGCGCGTGGGGCACATCACGATCATCGCGGCCATGGCCCGGCCGCTGACGTTCCTGGGCGACACGCGCGCGCAGGTCATCCGCTTCATCGAGGACCACCGCCTGAAGTGA
- a CDS encoding inorganic pyrophosphatase: protein MSAASTGTWDGVIEWTAGTRERFIWRGGQLEPLRTEAWKAPVNYGCVPGTLNPADDAEVDAVWLGGPLPVGTRLRLAPAGLLHLLDGDHKVIFDARPAAPGTPLDPAAVQALLDWFPPDRGARLLPASEAAAWLADRRTLPEEGATGEGSDPR, encoded by the coding sequence GTGAGTGCCGCCAGCACGGGCACCTGGGACGGCGTGATCGAGTGGACCGCCGGTACCCGCGAGCGCTTCATCTGGCGCGGCGGGCAGCTCGAACCGCTCAGGACCGAGGCGTGGAAGGCACCCGTCAATTACGGCTGCGTGCCCGGCACCCTGAATCCCGCCGACGACGCCGAGGTGGACGCCGTGTGGCTGGGCGGCCCGCTGCCGGTCGGGACGCGCCTCAGGCTGGCCCCGGCGGGTCTGCTGCACCTGCTCGACGGGGATCACAAGGTGATCTTCGACGCGCGCCCGGCCGCGCCCGGCACGCCGCTGGACCCGGCGGCGGTGCAGGCGCTGCTGGACTGGTTCCCGCCGGACCGGGGCGCCCGGCTGCTGCCCGCCAGCGAGGCCGCCGCGTGGCTGGCCGACCGCCGCACACTCCCTGAAGAAGGGGCAACTGGAGAAGGCTCCGACCCGCGCTGA
- a CDS encoding response regulator: MNPAAAPAPTRVLLVEDDLRVARVNRELLERDPDVHVVGSAATCAQADALARALSPDLILLDVHLPDGSGLGLLRHWRTQGLTTDVALITAADDEASVRLALAHGAFDYLIKPFTGARLNDLLARHRARHHAPHPADAGRLDQGRLDRLLGLGPTLPSLPRGIDPNTLERVAQALHGAPHPVSAEDIGEQVSLSRVTAWRYLEYLVRSGAARLDHQYGQAGRPAKLYRPSGPPDEQP, translated from the coding sequence ATGAACCCAGCCGCCGCGCCCGCCCCCACCCGAGTCCTGCTGGTCGAGGACGACCTGCGCGTCGCCCGCGTGAACCGCGAACTGCTGGAACGCGACCCGGACGTGCACGTGGTCGGCAGCGCCGCCACCTGCGCCCAGGCCGACGCCCTGGCCCGCGCCCTGAGCCCCGACCTGATCCTGCTGGACGTGCACCTGCCCGACGGCAGCGGCCTGGGCCTGCTGCGCCACTGGCGCACCCAGGGCCTGACCACCGACGTGGCCCTGATCACCGCCGCCGACGACGAGGCCAGCGTGCGACTGGCCCTCGCGCACGGCGCGTTCGACTACCTGATCAAACCGTTCACCGGCGCGCGCCTGAACGACCTGCTCGCCCGCCACCGCGCCCGCCATCACGCCCCGCACCCTGCCGACGCCGGTCGCCTGGACCAGGGCCGCCTGGACCGCCTGCTGGGCCTCGGCCCGACCCTGCCCAGCCTGCCGCGCGGCATCGACCCGAACACCCTGGAGCGCGTGGCGCAGGCCCTGCACGGCGCCCCGCACCCCGTCAGTGCCGAGGACATCGGCGAGCAGGTCAGCCTCAGCCGCGTGACTGCGTGGCGGTACCTGGAGTACCTCGTGCGCAGCGGCGCCGCCCGCCTGGACCACCAGTACGGGCAGGCGGGCCGCCCCGCCAAGCTGTACCGCCCCAGCGGCCCGCCGGACGAGCAGCCCTGA
- a CDS encoding ATP-binding protein — MPVFSRRPDLQGRLVRLHLLVLCAMTLLLVAVQTAQLYGEARERLGERALTASRIVSRLPDVIAGATRAVPDATLNARVNALRAEAEADFIVVGDRRGVRLAHPLPERLGRPMEGGDNALPLAGQEVVSVARGSLGLSVRGKVPIWAGGVRGGQVVGVVSTGYLMPQVWHLVLGALVSLLPWFVLALALGTLGAVWAARRLRAEILNLEPEQIAALVSEQRAVLAALREGVLAVNAAGQVTLSSDRAASMLGRADHAPLAQLWPELARLTDPGAPGRHQNLELTLRGQPVLVNLEPLDSGGFVAGFRDRAEALALAEELTHARGFVDVLRAQTHEYQNRLHVLSGLLQLGRGEEALRVLNAEIHADSQFRQLLRDVQVPRLVALLAGKRERAQELGIDFQVAEGSSLGPQWERHADTLVSAVGNLTQNAFEALGGQPGQVTVLIGEDPEGMQIEVEDSGPGVPPHLDARLYGRGVSSKGEGRGYGLHGVTVRLHALGGELRHTRRDGRTVFLLSLPLPAPLRPAPRAPTPHPAGETP, encoded by the coding sequence ATGCCCGTGTTCTCCCGACGCCCTGACCTGCAGGGCCGCCTCGTGCGGCTGCACCTGCTGGTGCTGTGCGCCATGACGCTGCTGCTGGTCGCCGTGCAGACCGCGCAACTGTACGGCGAGGCCCGCGAACGCCTGGGCGAACGCGCCCTGACCGCCAGCCGCATCGTGTCGCGCCTGCCGGACGTGATCGCCGGAGCGACCCGCGCCGTCCCGGACGCCACCCTGAACGCCCGCGTGAACGCCCTGCGCGCCGAGGCCGAAGCCGACTTCATCGTGGTCGGGGACCGGCGTGGCGTGCGGCTGGCGCACCCGCTGCCCGAACGGCTGGGCCGCCCCATGGAAGGCGGCGACAACGCCCTGCCGCTGGCCGGGCAGGAGGTCGTGAGCGTGGCGCGCGGCAGCCTGGGCCTGAGCGTGCGCGGCAAGGTGCCCATCTGGGCGGGCGGCGTGCGCGGCGGGCAGGTCGTGGGCGTGGTCAGCACCGGGTACCTGATGCCGCAGGTGTGGCACCTGGTGCTGGGCGCGCTCGTCAGCCTGCTGCCGTGGTTCGTGCTGGCGCTGGCGCTGGGCACCCTGGGGGCCGTGTGGGCCGCGCGGCGCCTGCGGGCCGAGATCCTGAACCTGGAACCCGAACAGATCGCCGCGCTGGTCAGCGAGCAGCGGGCCGTGCTGGCCGCGCTGCGCGAGGGCGTGCTGGCCGTGAACGCCGCCGGGCAGGTCACGCTCAGCAGCGACCGCGCCGCGAGCATGCTGGGCCGCGCCGACCACGCCCCGCTGGCGCAACTGTGGCCGGAACTGGCCCGCCTGACCGACCCCGGCGCGCCGGGCCGCCACCAGAACCTCGAACTGACCCTGCGCGGCCAGCCGGTCCTGGTGAACCTCGAACCGCTGGACAGCGGCGGGTTCGTGGCGGGCTTCCGGGACCGGGCCGAGGCGCTGGCGCTGGCCGAGGAACTCACGCACGCACGCGGGTTCGTGGACGTCCTGCGCGCCCAGACGCACGAGTACCAGAACCGCCTGCACGTCCTGTCGGGCCTGCTGCAACTCGGGCGGGGCGAGGAAGCCCTGCGCGTCCTGAACGCCGAAATTCACGCCGACTCCCAGTTCCGGCAACTGCTGCGCGACGTGCAGGTGCCCCGACTGGTCGCGCTGCTGGCCGGGAAACGCGAGCGGGCGCAGGAACTCGGCATCGACTTCCAGGTGGCCGAGGGCAGCAGCCTGGGACCGCAGTGGGAACGGCACGCGGACACGCTGGTCAGCGCCGTCGGAAACCTCACCCAGAACGCCTTCGAGGCGCTGGGCGGCCAGCCCGGACAGGTCACGGTCCTGATCGGCGAGGACCCGGAAGGCATGCAGATCGAGGTCGAGGACAGCGGCCCCGGCGTGCCCCCCCACCTGGACGCGCGGCTGTACGGGCGCGGCGTGAGCAGCAAGGGCGAGGGCCGCGGCTACGGCCTGCACGGCGTGACCGTGCGCCTGCACGCCCTGGGCGGCGAACTGCGCCACACCCGCCGGGACGGACGGACCGTGTTCCTGCTGAGCCTGCCGCTGCCCGCACCCCTGCGCCCAGCGCCGCGCGCCCCCACCCCACACCCCGCCGGAGAGACCCCATGA
- a CDS encoding Bug family tripartite tricarboxylate transporter substrate binding protein encodes MNVKTAALALSALLGAATPAAAQNLNLRVMAPASPGGGWDQTSRAIQTVMQDEGIAKPVQVFNVPGAGGTIGLAQLYNSKGDGNLLMTMGLVMVGAIQTNSSKVDLSRVTPIARLTGEYEVIVVPASSPYKTLGDLAAAWKANNALAFAGGSAGGTDHMLVGLFAKAAGVDTKKMNYVPFSGGGETLAAVLGNQVAAGVAGYGEFEAQIKAGKLRALGISAPKAQAGIPVPTMKSQGFNVDLANWRGIVAPPGISGSQKATLVSAMDKLHTSKAWKDTLKTRNWTDLYMSGSRFDVFLKLEAVRTREILKDIGLVK; translated from the coding sequence ATGAACGTGAAAACTGCTGCCCTTGCCCTGTCCGCCCTGCTGGGCGCCGCCACTCCCGCCGCCGCGCAGAACCTGAACCTGCGCGTCATGGCGCCCGCCAGCCCCGGCGGCGGCTGGGACCAGACCAGCCGCGCCATTCAGACCGTCATGCAGGACGAGGGCATCGCCAAGCCCGTGCAGGTGTTCAACGTGCCCGGCGCGGGCGGCACCATCGGGCTGGCGCAGCTGTACAACAGCAAGGGCGACGGCAACCTGCTGATGACCATGGGCCTCGTGATGGTCGGCGCCATCCAGACGAACTCCTCGAAGGTGGACCTGAGCCGCGTGACGCCCATCGCCCGCCTGACCGGCGAGTACGAGGTCATCGTGGTGCCCGCCAGCAGCCCCTACAAGACGCTGGGCGACCTTGCAGCCGCCTGGAAGGCGAACAACGCCCTGGCCTTCGCCGGGGGCAGCGCCGGGGGCACCGATCACATGCTGGTCGGCCTGTTCGCCAAGGCGGCGGGCGTGGACACGAAGAAGATGAACTACGTGCCGTTCAGCGGCGGCGGCGAGACCCTGGCGGCCGTGCTGGGCAACCAGGTCGCGGCGGGCGTCGCCGGTTACGGCGAGTTCGAGGCGCAGATCAAGGCCGGGAAACTGCGCGCCCTGGGCATCAGCGCGCCCAAGGCGCAGGCCGGGATTCCGGTGCCCACCATGAAATCGCAGGGCTTCAACGTGGACCTCGCCAACTGGCGCGGCATCGTCGCCCCTCCCGGCATCAGCGGCAGCCAGAAGGCCACTCTGGTCAGCGCCATGGACAAACTGCACACCAGCAAGGCCTGGAAGGACACCCTCAAGACCCGTAACTGGACGGACCTGTACATGAGCGGCAGCCGATTCGACGTGTTCCTGAAACTCGAAGCGGTCCGCACCCGCGAGATCCTGAAAGACATCGGCCTTGTCAAATAA
- a CDS encoding tripartite tricarboxylate transporter TctB family protein has product MSDSTVPPIPPAPAAPSARPGLSVPDLLVALGVVLLGALLLAGTLRIPFGINAVVGPRVFPLIVSVGTLVLGVLLTVNVLRGGRAEPAAEEDTDPDAQPDLRQPGIILGGFLLGAALLQPLGFVLGTAIMYFSVGFAFGERRLPLLGGVALAVALVTYVVFTRGLGLTLPPGVLNGVL; this is encoded by the coding sequence ATGTCTGATTCCACCGTCCCCCCCATCCCACCTGCTCCTGCGGCCCCTTCCGCGCGGCCCGGCCTGAGCGTCCCGGACCTGCTGGTCGCGCTGGGCGTCGTCCTGCTGGGCGCGCTGCTGCTGGCCGGCACGCTGCGGATTCCGTTCGGGATCAACGCGGTGGTCGGCCCGCGCGTGTTCCCGCTGATCGTGTCGGTCGGAACGCTCGTGCTGGGCGTCCTGCTGACCGTGAACGTCCTGCGTGGCGGCCGGGCCGAACCGGCCGCCGAGGAGGACACCGACCCGGACGCCCAGCCGGACCTGCGCCAGCCGGGCATCATCCTGGGTGGGTTCCTGCTGGGCGCGGCGCTGCTGCAACCGCTGGGGTTCGTGCTCGGCACGGCCATCATGTACTTCAGTGTGGGCTTCGCGTTCGGTGAGCGGCGCCTGCCCCTGCTGGGCGGCGTGGCGCTGGCCGTGGCGCTCGTCACGTACGTGGTGTTCACGCGCGGCCTGGGCCTGACCCTGCCGCCCGGCGTTCTGAACGGGGTGCTGTGA
- a CDS encoding tripartite tricarboxylate transporter permease, translating to MDAVTSLLAGFETALTPLNLLWALIGVTLGTLVGVLPGIGPALTVALLLPVTAQLPPVSAFIMFAGIYYGGMFGGSTTSILLNTPGESSSIITALEGNKMARKGRAAAALATAAIGSFVAGTIGTILLTFAAPAIANVAVMIPPSAKFALIMLAFVTISATFGASPLRGLISLFFGLTIGLVGTDLQSGQARFTLGRPELLDGIEFVTVVIGLFAVGETLFVASRLRKDKASVIKLDGNASMTREDWRRSWKPWLRGTALGFPFGAIPAGGAEIPTFLSYTLERRLSKHPEEFGKGAIEGVAGPEAANNASAAGVLVPLLTLGLPTSATAAILLAAFQQYGLQPGPLLFVTNGDLVWGLIASLYIGNVMLLALNLPLAPVWARLLLIPRPFLYAGILVFSTVGVYSLNNSVFDLILLAIFGVIGYGMRRFDFPVTPAIIGVILGPVAESQFRTALQQSNGNPAIFLQSPLTVFILLTVLAALIVPAVLKARAARRV from the coding sequence ATGGACGCCGTCACCTCCCTGCTGGCGGGCTTCGAGACGGCCCTGACGCCCCTGAACCTGCTGTGGGCGCTGATCGGCGTGACGCTGGGCACCCTGGTGGGCGTGCTGCCCGGCATCGGCCCGGCCCTGACGGTCGCGCTGCTGCTGCCCGTCACGGCGCAACTGCCGCCCGTGAGTGCGTTCATCATGTTCGCCGGGATCTACTACGGCGGCATGTTCGGCGGCAGCACCACCAGCATCCTGCTGAACACGCCCGGCGAGAGCAGTTCGATCATCACGGCGCTCGAAGGCAACAAGATGGCCCGCAAGGGGCGTGCGGCCGCCGCTCTGGCCACGGCCGCCATCGGGTCGTTCGTGGCCGGCACCATCGGCACGATCCTGCTGACCTTCGCCGCGCCCGCCATTGCCAACGTGGCTGTCATGATTCCGCCCAGCGCCAAGTTCGCGCTGATCATGCTGGCGTTCGTGACCATCAGCGCCACCTTCGGCGCGTCCCCGCTGCGCGGCCTGATCAGCCTGTTCTTCGGCCTGACCATCGGGCTGGTCGGCACGGACCTGCAGAGCGGGCAGGCGCGCTTCACGCTGGGCCGCCCGGAACTGCTCGACGGCATCGAGTTCGTCACGGTCGTGATCGGCCTGTTCGCCGTGGGTGAAACGCTGTTCGTCGCCAGCCGCCTGCGCAAGGACAAGGCCAGTGTGATCAAGCTGGACGGCAACGCCAGCATGACCCGTGAAGACTGGCGGCGCTCCTGGAAACCCTGGCTGCGCGGCACGGCGCTGGGCTTCCCGTTCGGCGCGATTCCCGCCGGCGGCGCCGAGATTCCCACGTTCCTGTCGTACACCCTGGAACGCCGCCTGAGCAAACACCCGGAAGAGTTCGGCAAGGGCGCCATCGAGGGCGTCGCCGGGCCGGAAGCCGCGAACAACGCCAGTGCGGCGGGCGTGCTCGTGCCGCTGCTGACGCTGGGCCTGCCCACCAGCGCCACCGCCGCCATCCTGCTGGCCGCGTTCCAGCAGTACGGCCTGCAACCGGGGCCGCTGCTGTTCGTCACGAACGGCGACCTCGTGTGGGGATTGATCGCCAGCCTGTACATCGGGAACGTCATGCTGCTCGCCCTGAACCTGCCGCTGGCCCCCGTCTGGGCACGGCTGCTGCTGATTCCCCGCCCGTTCCTGTACGCCGGGATTCTGGTCTTTTCCACGGTCGGCGTGTACTCCCTGAACAACTCGGTGTTCGACCTGATCCTGCTCGCCATCTTCGGCGTGATCGGGTACGGCATGCGCCGCTTCGACTTCCCGGTCACGCCCGCCATCATCGGCGTGATCCTGGGGCCGGTCGCCGAGAGTCAGTTCCGCACGGCGTTGCAGCAGAGTAACGGCAACCCCGCCATCTTCCTGCAGAGCCCGCTGACGGTGTTCATCCTGCTGACCGTCCTGGCTGCCCTGATCGTCCCGGCTGTCCTGAAGGCCCGCGCGGCCCGCCGGGTCTGA
- the sodA gene encoding superoxide dismutase [Mn] — MAYELPQLPYAYDALEPHIDARTMEIHHTKHHQAYVDNANKALEGTEFASLSVEELITKLDQVPADKKGALRNNAGGHANHSLFWTVMGPQGSGQPAGELADAINAAFGSFDAFKEKFEDAAKTRFGSGWAWLVVKDGALAVVSTANQDSPLMGEAVAGVSGTPILGVDVWEHAYYLNYQNKRPDYLKAFWNVVNWDEVARRYTAAK, encoded by the coding sequence ATGGCCTACGAACTTCCCCAGCTGCCCTACGCCTACGACGCCCTCGAACCCCACATCGACGCGCGCACCATGGAAATCCACCACACCAAGCACCACCAGGCGTACGTGGACAACGCGAACAAGGCCCTCGAAGGCACCGAGTTCGCCAGCCTGAGTGTCGAGGAACTGATCACCAAACTCGATCAGGTGCCCGCCGACAAGAAAGGCGCGCTGCGCAACAACGCCGGCGGCCACGCCAACCACAGCCTGTTCTGGACCGTCATGGGCCCCCAGGGCAGCGGGCAACCGGCCGGTGAACTGGCAGACGCCATCAACGCCGCCTTCGGTTCCTTCGACGCCTTCAAGGAGAAGTTCGAGGACGCCGCCAAGACCCGCTTCGGCAGCGGCTGGGCGTGGCTGGTCGTCAAGGACGGCGCGCTGGCCGTCGTGAGCACCGCCAACCAGGACAGCCCCCTGATGGGCGAGGCCGTCGCCGGCGTCAGCGGCACCCCCATCCTGGGCGTGGACGTGTGGGAACACGCCTACTACCTGAACTACCAGAACAAGCGCCCGGACTACCTGAAGGCCTTCTGGAACGTCGTGAACTGGGACGAAGTCGCGCGCCGCTACACCGCCGCGAAGTAA